In candidate division KSB1 bacterium, one DNA window encodes the following:
- a CDS encoding helix-turn-helix transcriptional regulator, translated as MSCLGRIHACPVETSLELISGKWKPRILWKLHQQEIVRFGELKRALPGITAKMLTQQLRELEKDGLVARTVYAEVPPRVEYALSPFGRTLKPILESIAGWGVTHHAKIVKLLKQQGAVKTAV; from the coding sequence ATGAGCTGCCTTGGCCGCATTCATGCCTGCCCGGTGGAAACCAGCCTGGAATTGATCAGCGGGAAGTGGAAGCCGCGCATCTTGTGGAAGTTGCATCAGCAGGAGATCGTGCGCTTCGGCGAGCTGAAACGGGCGCTGCCCGGCATCACCGCGAAAATGCTGACGCAGCAATTGCGCGAATTGGAGAAGGATGGTCTGGTGGCGCGCACGGTCTACGCCGAAGTGCCGCCCCGCGTCGAATATGCCTTGAGTCCGTTTGGCCGCACACTCAAACCAATTCTCGAGAGCATTGCCGGCTGGGGCGTCACCCATCATGCCAAAATCGTGAAACTGCTGAAACAACAGGGAGCGGTAAAAACAGCGGTATGA
- a CDS encoding sigma 54-interacting transcriptional regulator, which translates to MLHLDDSLERLLQAHDLGLAIVDRELRVAACSELFRRLVWPGESASAGRPLAELYPEMAGLQEEAERVLAEPGAVFSLVCVNRDLADGETRLLDIHLTHLAALPGKLLMTVQDRTVQRRLEQEVRQQRNELLLLQSALGAQQQALTKTLLGRSPAIQQLQSRLQKVAQSPAATILLHGESGTGKSHVARLIHQLTHQTEAPFVEVNCAALPESLLEAELFGFEKGAFTHAVKAKPGLIEAAAGGTLFLDEIAELPLNLQAKLLLVIENRTFRRLGSTQERRVQLRYIAATSRDLAAAVAEKKFRDDLFYRLNVVSLSLPPLRELGDDILLLAEHFLKIYNLDFKRNVRGFSPAARQALLAHSWPGNVRELRNLIERAMIFCEGSILEATDLALPPPADKPAPPAFVLPAEGVQLEDLEKSLLQQALQRTGGNKTRAAALLGLSRDTLRYRLEKFGIE; encoded by the coding sequence TTGCTGCACCTTGACGACTCTCTTGAACGCCTGTTGCAGGCACACGACCTGGGCCTGGCGATTGTCGACCGTGAGCTGCGCGTTGCAGCCTGCAGTGAGTTGTTTCGCCGCCTGGTTTGGCCCGGCGAAAGCGCGTCGGCCGGCCGGCCGCTTGCGGAGTTGTATCCCGAAATGGCCGGCCTGCAGGAGGAAGCCGAGCGCGTGTTGGCGGAGCCGGGCGCGGTCTTCTCGTTGGTTTGTGTGAATCGCGACCTGGCGGACGGCGAAACCCGCCTGCTCGATATTCATCTCACCCACCTCGCCGCGCTGCCGGGCAAATTGCTCATGACGGTGCAGGATCGCACCGTGCAGCGCCGGCTGGAGCAGGAGGTCAGGCAGCAGCGCAACGAATTGCTGCTTCTGCAATCCGCGCTGGGTGCCCAGCAACAGGCCTTGACGAAAACGCTGCTGGGCCGCTCGCCGGCGATTCAGCAATTGCAAAGCCGTCTGCAAAAGGTGGCGCAATCACCCGCGGCGACGATTTTGCTCCATGGCGAAAGCGGAACCGGCAAGAGCCACGTCGCCCGCCTGATTCACCAGCTCACCCATCAGACCGAGGCGCCGTTCGTCGAGGTCAACTGCGCCGCCCTGCCGGAAAGCCTGCTCGAAGCCGAGCTCTTCGGCTTTGAAAAGGGCGCGTTCACACATGCCGTGAAGGCCAAACCGGGTTTGATTGAAGCCGCCGCCGGCGGCACGCTGTTTTTGGATGAAATCGCGGAGCTGCCGCTGAACCTGCAGGCCAAGCTGCTGCTCGTCATCGAAAATCGCACATTTCGCCGGTTGGGTAGCACGCAGGAGCGCCGGGTACAGTTGCGTTATATTGCCGCGACCAGCCGGGACCTGGCCGCCGCGGTGGCGGAAAAGAAATTTCGTGACGATCTTTTCTACCGCCTCAACGTGGTCAGTCTATCCCTGCCGCCCCTGCGCGAGCTGGGCGATGACATTCTCCTGCTGGCGGAACATTTCCTGAAAATCTACAACCTCGATTTCAAGCGCAACGTCCGCGGATTTTCCCCCGCGGCGCGGCAGGCGTTGCTGGCCCATTCCTGGCCGGGCAATGTGCGCGAGCTGCGCAATCTCATCGAGCGGGCCATGATTTTTTGTGAAGGCAGCATCCTGGAGGCAACCGACCTGGCCCTGCCGCCGCCGGCTGACAAACCCGCGCCGCCCGCCTTTGTCCTGCCGGCCGAAGGCGTGCAGCTCGAAGACCTGGAAAAATCTCTGCTGCAGCAGGCACTGCAGCGCACCGGTGGAAACAAGACGCGCGCCGCGGCACTGCTGGGCTTGAGCCGCGATACCCTGCGCTATCGTTTGGAGAAGTTCGGCATTGAGTGA
- a CDS encoding nucleoside deaminase, translating to MTHENANDFRHLRRAVALALQAEKLGNLPIGALLTLGETVIAEAGNAMLVPHYHPGRHAEIEVLRAVPAELWPRSREMTCYTTLEPCLMCMGALLLHGVGRVVFGAVDPAGGAGPVLAHLPSYYAGGAGMPQWIGPLLPDVCDALFQRALEKFDPLVVGNQRLRDAR from the coding sequence ATGACGCATGAAAACGCCAATGATTTCCGGCACCTGCGCCGCGCCGTGGCGCTGGCCTTGCAGGCTGAGAAGCTGGGCAATTTGCCGATCGGGGCGCTGCTCACGCTCGGCGAGACAGTGATCGCGGAGGCCGGCAATGCCATGCTGGTGCCGCATTATCATCCCGGCCGCCATGCGGAGATCGAAGTCTTGCGCGCGGTGCCGGCGGAATTGTGGCCGCGCAGCCGGGAGATGACTTGCTACACGACGCTCGAACCCTGCCTGATGTGCATGGGCGCGCTGTTGCTGCATGGCGTCGGCCGCGTGGTTTTTGGCGCGGTGGATCCTGCCGGCGGTGCCGGACCCGTGCTGGCGCATTTGCCGAGTTACTATGCCGGCGGCGCAGGCATGCCGCAGTGGATCGGCCCGCTGCTGCCGGACGTCTGCGATGCGCTATTTCAGCGCGCCCTGGAGAAATTTGATCCACTCGTGGTCGGCAATCAGCGCCTGCGTGATGCGCGCTGA
- a CDS encoding nitroreductase family protein — translation MSTPEFVPLASYREYPPAEMAQRAAAFRAELQRRRSVRHFAASPVPRIVIEDCLLAAGSAPSGANMQPWHFVAVSDPAIKSRIRAAAEKEEHEFYHHRAPQEWLQALAPLGTDEHKPYLEDAAWLIAVFAQSYSRLPDGGTVKNYYVTESVGIATGMLLTAIHHAGLVVLTHTPSPMGFLNRILARPENERPFLLLVVGYPAEEAVVPRISKKPLHEIATFV, via the coding sequence ATGAGCACTCCCGAGTTTGTGCCGCTCGCTTCCTACCGCGAATATCCGCCCGCCGAGATGGCGCAGCGCGCCGCGGCTTTCCGCGCCGAGCTGCAGCGCCGGCGCAGTGTGCGCCACTTTGCCGCATCGCCGGTGCCGCGCATTGTGATTGAAGACTGCCTGCTGGCCGCCGGCAGCGCGCCGAGCGGCGCCAACATGCAGCCCTGGCATTTTGTCGCAGTCAGTGATCCCGCGATCAAAAGCCGGATTCGCGCCGCCGCGGAGAAGGAAGAACACGAATTTTACCATCATCGCGCGCCGCAGGAATGGTTGCAGGCACTGGCGCCGCTGGGCACCGATGAGCACAAACCCTACCTCGAAGACGCAGCCTGGCTCATTGCCGTTTTTGCTCAAAGCTATTCGCGCTTGCCGGACGGCGGCACAGTCAAGAACTACTATGTCACCGAGTCCGTCGGCATTGCCACCGGCATGTTGCTCACCGCGATTCATCATGCCGGGCTGGTGGTCCTCACGCATACGCCCAGCCCCATGGGTTTTTTGAATCGCATTTTGGCGCGACCGGAAAATGAACGGCCGTTTCTGCTGCTGGTGGTGGGCTATCCGGCGGAAGAGGCGGTTGTGCCGAGAATCAGCAAGAAACCGTTGCACGAAATTGCGACGTTTGTGTGA
- a CDS encoding sugar phosphate nucleotidyltransferase — MSQPNLVILAAGISSRMKNAAADMLPAAVRHQAATKPKTMISVDRQARPFLDYLLHNIAAAGYREVVIVVGENDRAIREYYEQGGARQFDHLKIGYAVQPIPPGRSKPLGTADALWHGLHSRPDWRGQTFTVCNSDNLYSVAALEQLRQVPQGNAMIAYERTALQFPLERIAQFAVIEKDAAGFLQNIIEKPAPEMLARLADAGGRLGVSINLFRLAYDDILPCLAEVPLHPLRQEKELPAAVMLMVQQYGRPVLILPRAEHVPDLTTPSDIPVVWKYLEREYSGA, encoded by the coding sequence ATGAGCCAGCCCAACCTCGTGATCCTCGCCGCGGGAATTTCCTCGCGCATGAAAAACGCCGCCGCCGATATGCTGCCGGCCGCTGTGCGCCACCAGGCCGCCACCAAACCCAAAACCATGATCAGCGTCGACCGGCAGGCCCGCCCTTTTCTCGATTATCTGCTGCACAACATTGCCGCCGCCGGCTATCGCGAGGTGGTGATCGTCGTCGGTGAAAACGACCGGGCGATTCGCGAGTATTACGAACAGGGTGGCGCGCGCCAGTTCGATCACCTCAAAATTGGATATGCCGTGCAACCGATCCCGCCCGGCCGGTCAAAGCCACTGGGCACTGCCGATGCACTTTGGCATGGCTTGCACAGCCGTCCGGATTGGCGCGGACAGACCTTCACCGTGTGCAACAGTGACAATCTCTACTCGGTCGCTGCCCTGGAGCAATTGCGGCAGGTGCCGCAGGGCAATGCCATGATCGCGTATGAGCGCACTGCGCTGCAGTTTCCGCTCGAACGCATTGCACAATTCGCGGTGATCGAAAAGGATGCCGCCGGCTTCCTGCAGAATATCATCGAGAAGCCGGCGCCGGAGATGCTCGCCCGCCTGGCCGATGCCGGCGGCCGGCTGGGTGTCAGTATCAACCTTTTTCGTCTCGCCTACGATGACATTTTGCCCTGCCTGGCCGAAGTGCCGCTCCACCCGCTGCGCCAGGAGAAGGAACTGCCCGCCGCGGTCATGTTGATGGTGCAGCAATATGGCCGGCCGGTGCTCATTCTGCCCCGTGCCGAGCACGTGCCGGACTTGACGACGCCTTCCGACATCCCAGTGGTCTGGAAATATTTGGAGCGGGAATATTCCGGCGCGTAA
- a CDS encoding ABC transporter ATP-binding protein: MNPEPACIVETHALTKRFGNFVAVKNLDLQVRAGEIFGFLGANGAGKTTAIRMLCGLLLPTSGSGRVAGFDIFKENEQIKQRIGYMSQRFSLYEDLTPAENIEFFGGIYGLPRATLKQQRSRLLHELGLERQAGMPTRALPLGFKQRLALSCALLHDPPIVFLDEPTGGVDPEARRNFWDLIHHMAQQGKTIFVTTHYMDEAEYCHRVSIMYQGEIIALGSPQALKHRHQKASMQEVFIHLVDK; encoded by the coding sequence ATGAACCCTGAGCCTGCCTGCATCGTCGAGACGCACGCCCTCACCAAACGCTTCGGCAATTTCGTCGCGGTGAAAAACCTCGACCTGCAGGTGCGGGCCGGCGAAATTTTCGGCTTTCTGGGCGCCAACGGCGCGGGCAAAACCACGGCGATTCGCATGCTGTGCGGCCTGCTGCTGCCCACCTCCGGCAGCGGCCGGGTGGCGGGCTTCGACATCTTCAAAGAAAATGAACAGATCAAGCAGCGCATCGGCTACATGAGCCAGCGGTTTTCGCTTTATGAAGATTTGACGCCCGCGGAAAACATCGAGTTTTTCGGCGGGATCTACGGCCTGCCGCGTGCCACCCTGAAGCAGCAGCGCAGCCGTCTGTTGCACGAGCTGGGGCTGGAACGGCAGGCGGGCATGCCCACCCGCGCCCTGCCGCTCGGCTTCAAGCAGCGCCTGGCGCTCAGTTGCGCCCTGCTGCATGATCCGCCCATTGTCTTTCTCGATGAGCCCACCGGCGGCGTCGATCCCGAAGCGCGCCGCAATTTCTGGGACCTGATTCATCACATGGCGCAGCAGGGCAAGACCATCTTTGTGACCACGCATTACATGGATGAGGCCGAATACTGCCACCGCGTTTCCATCATGTATCAGGGCGAGATCATCGCGCTCGGCTCACCGCAGGCGCTCAAACACAGACACCAGAAGGCCTCGATGCAGGAGGTGTTCATTCATCTGGTGGACAAGTAA
- a CDS encoding type 1 glutamine amidotransferase domain-containing protein, producing the protein MSANIDVLNPDQPKRVLMVVANPAVSQTTGWPIGFWAAELTHPYYEFTEKGYQVEIVSPQGGKLQIDSFSDPRDASGYSAHDLISMGFLSTPRLAALLDETRSIAAVKIADYDALFLAGGQSPMYTFINDTKLHQFVADFYEAGKVVAIVCHGTCVLLKTRLSSGKLLVEGKTWTGFANSEEQFADAFVGKRIQPFWIEDEAKQIPNTNFIVSGRFKPFAVRDGRLITGQQQYSGAAAAKLVIEALGV; encoded by the coding sequence ATGAGCGCGAACATTGATGTCTTGAACCCTGACCAACCGAAGCGCGTGTTGATGGTCGTGGCCAACCCCGCGGTTTCGCAAACCACCGGCTGGCCCATTGGTTTTTGGGCGGCCGAATTGACCCACCCGTATTACGAGTTCACCGAAAAGGGCTATCAGGTTGAGATTGTCAGCCCGCAAGGCGGCAAACTGCAAATCGATTCGTTCAGTGATCCGCGCGATGCCAGTGGCTACTCAGCGCATGATCTGATCAGCATGGGCTTTTTGAGCACTCCGCGACTCGCCGCGCTGCTGGACGAGACCCGGAGCATCGCTGCCGTGAAAATCGCGGACTATGACGCGCTGTTTCTCGCCGGCGGCCAGTCGCCGATGTACACTTTCATCAACGACACGAAACTGCACCAGTTCGTGGCCGATTTCTATGAAGCCGGCAAGGTCGTGGCCATTGTGTGTCATGGCACCTGTGTGCTGCTGAAAACCAGGCTCTCCAGTGGCAAGCTGCTCGTCGAGGGCAAAACCTGGACGGGCTTTGCCAATTCCGAAGAGCAGTTTGCGGACGCGTTTGTCGGCAAGCGCATTCAGCCGTTTTGGATCGAAGATGAGGCGAAGCAGATTCCCAACACCAACTTCATTGTGAGCGGCCGCTTCAAGCCGTTTGCAGTGCGCGACGGCCGCTTGATCACCGGGCAGCAACAATATTCCGGGGCCGCCGCGGCCAAGTTGGTGATCGAAGCCTTGGGGGTGTGA
- a CDS encoding proline dehydrogenase family protein translates to MSFARNALLWISENRTLRQKLPRYAFVRRAVSRFMPGEALADALQAAANLREKKIGTIFTRLGENVSNAAETHEVTEHYLAALPLIQQCGLDACISVKLTQLGLDVDEELCRQNLSALVAGAAAVGNWVWIDMEQSAYVERTLALYRRVRTQHANVGVCLQAYLYRTKDDLAALLEIAPAIRLVKGAYREPAAIAFPRRVQVDANFLALAEILLANVKPRGVSVGIATHDQVLLHQTQQMAEAFGLTPADYEFQLLYGIQTAEQLRLAAAGYRVRTLISYGSYWFPWYMRRLAERPANLLFVLKNLFS, encoded by the coding sequence ATGAGTTTCGCCCGCAATGCCTTGTTGTGGATTTCAGAGAATCGCACGCTGCGTCAAAAGCTGCCACGCTACGCCTTTGTCCGCCGCGCCGTGTCGCGTTTCATGCCCGGCGAAGCATTGGCCGACGCCCTGCAGGCCGCGGCGAATCTGCGCGAAAAAAAGATTGGCACCATTTTCACCCGCCTGGGCGAAAATGTGTCCAACGCCGCGGAAACCCACGAGGTGACCGAGCACTATCTCGCGGCGCTGCCATTGATTCAACAATGCGGACTGGATGCCTGCATTTCCGTGAAACTGACCCAGCTCGGATTGGACGTTGATGAGGAGTTGTGCCGCCAGAATCTCTCGGCCCTCGTTGCAGGGGCGGCAGCGGTGGGAAACTGGGTGTGGATCGACATGGAGCAAAGCGCCTATGTCGAGCGCACGCTGGCGCTCTATCGGCGGGTACGCACGCAGCATGCAAATGTGGGTGTTTGTCTGCAGGCATATCTCTACCGCACCAAAGATGATCTCGCCGCCTTGCTGGAGATCGCGCCGGCCATTCGTTTGGTGAAGGGCGCCTATCGCGAACCTGCCGCGATCGCCTTTCCCCGCAGGGTCCAGGTCGATGCCAATTTTCTCGCCCTCGCTGAGATCCTGCTTGCCAATGTGAAACCGCGGGGGGTCAGCGTGGGCATTGCGACGCACGATCAGGTTCTGCTCCACCAGACGCAGCAAATGGCGGAGGCCTTCGGCCTGACCCCGGCCGACTATGAGTTTCAATTGTTGTACGGCATACAAACCGCAGAACAACTGCGCCTCGCTGCCGCGGGCTATCGCGTGCGCACGTTGATCAGTTATGGCAGTTATTGGTTTCCCTGGTACATGCGCCGCCTGGCGGAGCGGCCGGCAAATCTTCTCTTTGTCTTGAAGAATCTGTTTTCATGA
- a CDS encoding ABC transporter ATP-binding protein, which yields MPELITISHFSKNYGTLRAVDDLSLAINAGELFGLIGPDGAGKTTCMRTLCTLLPLEAGEMRLAGHDVRREVRQIRSILGYMPQRFSLYPDLSVAENLRFFADLFGVPAAEREQRLQQLYHFSKLAPFKNRLARQLSGGMKQKLALSCTLIHRPQILVLDEPTTGVDPVSRREFWEILQQLRAEGVTILVSTPYMDEARLCHRVAFLHRGRLLALDEPAAINRHFPYALYEVVTDTPQRLVPYFQHTPDSRLVQLFGDRLHVSFAAPLGAGRIAAIIAAAPHPISHMHAIAPGMEDTFMVLMKKNEP from the coding sequence ATGCCGGAACTCATCACCATCAGCCATTTCAGCAAGAACTACGGCACCCTCCGCGCCGTGGACGATCTCTCGCTCGCCATCAACGCCGGCGAGTTGTTCGGCTTGATCGGCCCGGATGGCGCCGGCAAAACCACCTGCATGCGCACGCTCTGCACCCTGCTGCCGCTGGAGGCCGGCGAGATGCGGCTGGCCGGCCATGATGTACGCCGCGAGGTGAGGCAGATTCGCAGCATTCTCGGCTACATGCCGCAGCGCTTCTCGCTTTATCCCGATCTTTCCGTGGCGGAAAATTTGCGCTTTTTTGCGGATTTGTTCGGCGTCCCGGCCGCCGAGCGCGAGCAGCGGCTGCAGCAGCTCTATCATTTCAGCAAGCTTGCCCCGTTCAAAAACCGACTGGCACGCCAGCTCTCCGGCGGCATGAAGCAAAAGCTCGCGCTCTCCTGCACGCTGATTCACCGGCCGCAGATTCTGGTGCTCGATGAACCAACCACCGGCGTTGATCCGGTCTCCCGGCGGGAGTTTTGGGAAATCCTGCAGCAGTTGCGCGCCGAGGGCGTGACCATTCTGGTTTCGACGCCCTACATGGATGAAGCGCGGTTGTGCCATCGCGTCGCCTTCCTGCACCGCGGCCGGTTGCTGGCGCTGGATGAGCCGGCGGCGATCAACCGCCATTTTCCCTACGCGCTCTATGAGGTCGTCACGGACACTCCTCAACGGCTGGTGCCGTATTTCCAGCACACGCCCGACAGCCGGTTGGTGCAACTGTTCGGCGATCGTTTGCATGTCAGCTTTGCCGCACCGCTGGGCGCCGGCCGCATTGCCGCAATCATCGCCGCGGCGCCGCATCCCATTAGCCACATGCATGCCATTGCGCCCGGCATGGAAGACACGTTCATGGTGTTGATGAAAAAAAATGAACCCTGA
- a CDS encoding NAD(P)-binding domain-containing protein, which yields MKIAVIGAGNVGGALALAWARAGHEIVLGVRNPEDHETKAQVAAHQNITAATVPEAANAAGIILVSVPVAAIIDVARALGEVKDKVIIDATNSVFQKPAPYAHGVEAFKAVTRCVDVVKCFNSTGFENMADPRYGEVSADMFVAGSSSKGKEIARQLALTAGFAECYDFGGDDKVALLEQFALAWINLAIMQKYGRSMAFKILRR from the coding sequence ATGAAGATCGCTGTCATTGGTGCCGGTAATGTTGGCGGCGCACTGGCTCTGGCTTGGGCGCGGGCCGGCCATGAAATCGTTTTGGGTGTGCGAAATCCCGAGGATCACGAGACCAAAGCGCAGGTCGCGGCACACCAGAATATCACTGCTGCCACCGTGCCCGAGGCAGCGAACGCCGCCGGGATCATTCTCGTTTCGGTTCCGGTTGCGGCGATCATCGACGTCGCCCGGGCGCTGGGAGAGGTGAAGGACAAGGTCATCATCGACGCGACCAATTCAGTGTTTCAGAAGCCGGCGCCTTATGCGCATGGCGTGGAAGCCTTCAAAGCCGTGACCCGGTGCGTGGACGTGGTCAAATGCTTCAACTCCACCGGTTTCGAGAACATGGCCGATCCGCGTTATGGCGAAGTCAGCGCGGACATGTTTGTTGCCGGCAGCAGTTCAAAAGGCAAGGAAATCGCGCGGCAGCTCGCGCTGACTGCCGGCTTTGCGGAATGCTATGATTTTGGCGGAGATGACAAAGTCGCGCTGCTCGAGCAGTTCGCCCTGGCGTGGATCAACCTGGCGATCATGCAAAAGTATGGTCGCAGTATGGCCTTCAAAATCCTGCGGCGCTAG
- a CDS encoding ABC transporter permease, whose translation MSARILPIIRKEFIHIRRDFRTLVIVFAMPVVMLLMYGYAINMEIQNISMVVCDHSNTPASRELVRAFAGSRFFTVTDCGGGRAEIEKLFQQRRAKLALIIPHDFAPRLAQPAPVTVQLLIDASDSNTALNIRNYATAILQTYNLERNRDLPFEVRATIAYNPALKSSYFFVPALVALILMMISALLTSVTIAREKETGTLEQILVSPVQPLEIVAGKVVPYILLAFVDGLLILLVARFWFDVPIRGSLVLLLVAALLFVFVALALGLLISTAARTQQVAMMAALLASLLPTVMLSGFIFPIASMPQILQWVTYIVPARYFLPVIRGVLLKGNTLAEIWPFLLVLAGFGLSLLLISVRKFKMTLET comes from the coding sequence ATGTCCGCCCGCATCCTGCCGATCATTCGCAAGGAGTTCATCCACATCCGGCGCGATTTCCGCACGCTGGTGATCGTGTTTGCCATGCCGGTGGTGATGCTGCTGATGTACGGCTATGCCATCAACATGGAGATTCAAAACATCAGCATGGTGGTCTGCGATCATTCCAACACACCGGCGAGCCGTGAGCTGGTGCGCGCTTTTGCCGGCAGCCGTTTCTTCACGGTGACCGACTGTGGCGGCGGGAGGGCGGAAATCGAGAAACTGTTTCAGCAGCGCCGGGCCAAACTCGCCCTGATCATCCCGCACGATTTTGCCCCCCGCCTGGCGCAGCCGGCGCCGGTGACGGTGCAGTTGTTGATCGATGCCAGCGACTCCAACACCGCGCTCAACATCCGCAATTATGCCACCGCCATCCTGCAGACCTACAATCTCGAACGCAACAGGGATCTGCCCTTCGAAGTGCGCGCCACCATCGCCTACAATCCCGCGCTCAAAAGCTCCTACTTTTTCGTGCCCGCGCTGGTGGCTTTGATCCTGATGATGATCTCCGCGCTGCTCACCAGCGTCACCATCGCACGCGAGAAGGAGACCGGCACGCTGGAACAGATTCTGGTTTCGCCGGTGCAGCCGCTGGAAATCGTGGCGGGCAAGGTCGTGCCCTACATCCTGCTGGCGTTTGTGGACGGTCTTCTCATTTTGCTGGTTGCCCGTTTCTGGTTTGACGTGCCGATCCGCGGCAGCCTGGTGTTGCTGCTGGTGGCGGCGCTGCTGTTCGTGTTCGTGGCGCTGGCGCTGGGATTGCTCATCTCCACGGCGGCGCGCACCCAGCAAGTGGCGATGATGGCGGCGCTGCTCGCCTCGCTGCTGCCCACCGTCATGCTTTCCGGATTCATTTTTCCCATCGCCAGCATGCCGCAAATACTGCAGTGGGTCACCTACATTGTTCCGGCGCGTTATTTCCTGCCCGTCATTCGCGGCGTGCTGCTGAAGGGCAACACCCTCGCCGAAATCTGGCCCTTCCTGCTCGTACTCGCCGGCTTTGGCCTGTCACTGTTGCTGATCAGCGTCCGCAAATTCAAAATGACGCTGGAAACTTGA
- a CDS encoding threonine/serine exporter family protein gives MTAETRSDPRIVFMVKLSQALHRYGVPAHRLEQGMNSVAQQLGLPGSFFATPTGIFASFGLPEEHRTTLIRIEASEVNLEKQARLEELMQQVVHSRVSVAEGTQMIDRIVAAPPRFGPLLGTLCFALASGAAARFFGGGWREIVVTTANGLLIGLLAGIMGRREETGKVFEASAAVLAAALTMIAARFLHPFSVHLTTLASLIVLVPGLTLTVAIRELATRNLVSGTARLTGAALLFLQLGFGVALGSQINRLLPPVDLAQTPQPLPAWTLWLALLLAPFNFTVLFQARPRDAGWILLACLISFSGARAGTALLGPELGVCLGAILIGAAGNLLSRWLQQPAAITVVPALMMLVPGSLGFGSLAKFIEKDVISGVTTAFSMVLIAVALVTGLLIANVIVPPRRTL, from the coding sequence ATGACCGCAGAAACGCGCAGTGATCCGCGCATCGTGTTCATGGTGAAACTCAGTCAGGCGTTGCATCGCTACGGTGTGCCGGCGCACCGGCTGGAGCAGGGCATGAATTCGGTGGCGCAGCAGCTTGGCCTGCCCGGCAGCTTTTTCGCGACGCCCACCGGCATCTTCGCCTCCTTCGGGCTGCCGGAGGAGCATCGCACCACTCTGATTCGCATCGAGGCGAGTGAAGTCAATCTCGAAAAACAGGCACGGTTGGAAGAGTTGATGCAGCAGGTGGTTCACAGCCGGGTGAGTGTGGCCGAGGGCACGCAGATGATCGATCGCATCGTGGCGGCGCCGCCGCGCTTCGGCCCGCTGCTGGGCACCTTATGTTTTGCTCTGGCCTCGGGCGCGGCCGCGCGCTTTTTCGGCGGCGGCTGGCGGGAAATTGTGGTGACCACTGCCAATGGTTTGCTGATTGGTTTGCTGGCCGGGATCATGGGCCGCCGCGAGGAAACCGGCAAAGTGTTCGAAGCCAGCGCCGCCGTGCTGGCCGCAGCCTTGACGATGATCGCCGCCCGTTTCCTGCACCCCTTCTCGGTTCATTTGACCACCCTCGCCAGCTTGATCGTGCTGGTGCCCGGCCTCACGCTGACGGTCGCCATACGCGAGCTGGCCACGCGCAATCTCGTTTCCGGCACCGCCCGTCTCACCGGCGCCGCCCTGCTTTTCCTCCAACTCGGCTTCGGCGTCGCACTCGGTTCGCAGATCAACCGGTTGTTGCCGCCGGTGGATTTGGCGCAGACGCCGCAACCGTTGCCGGCATGGACGCTGTGGCTGGCACTGCTGCTGGCACCATTCAACTTTACCGTGTTGTTTCAAGCGCGGCCGCGGGATGCCGGCTGGATTCTGCTCGCCTGTTTGATCAGTTTCAGCGGCGCACGTGCCGGCACCGCGCTGCTGGGGCCGGAATTGGGGGTGTGTCTGGGTGCCATTCTCATCGGTGCCGCCGGCAACCTGCTTTCCCGCTGGTTGCAGCAGCCCGCGGCAATCACCGTGGTGCCGGCCTTGATGATGCTGGTGCCCGGCAGTCTGGGCTTCGGCAGCCTGGCCAAGTTCATCGAGAAGGATGTCATCTCCGGCGTGACTACGGCGTTCAGCATGGTTCTCATTGCGGTGGCTTTGGTCACCGGTTTGCTGATCGCCAATGTGATCGTGCCGCCGCGCCGCACGCTGTGA